Proteins from a genomic interval of Colias croceus chromosome 2, ilColCroc2.1:
- the LOC123703841 gene encoding THAP domain-containing protein 5-like — MPSCVLRYCFNSSHNTNKSRGVTFHQFPCLGREEREKWVKFVQNNRSEETWLPSDRTCVCSLHFRDEDKYTTKAGRRFLKKSAVPCIDVSNNNKILRICITNKILF; from the exons atgccttcgtgtgtgctAAGATATTGTTTTAACAGTTCCCATAATACAAACAAATCCCGAGGAGTGACGTTTCACCA gtttccatgtctgggccgtgaagaaagggaaaaatgGGTAAAATTTGTCCAAAACAACCGCAGTGAAGAAACCTGGTTACCATCCGATAGAACTTGCGTCTGTTCATTGCATTTTCGCGATGAGGATAAATATACCACAAAAGCGGGAAGGCGTTTTCTAAAGAAGTCTGCTGTTCCTTGTATTGatgttagtaataataataaaattttacggatttgtataacaaataaaatattattttag